The following is a genomic window from Hymenobacter sp. APR13.
TACCGGTTTCAGCCTGTGTCAACTGAGAAAGCAATACGTAGTGTTTTTCTGCCTTTGGTACGCTTGTAAACACTTTCACAATAGAACTATCCACTTGTAATACAGGTGTGCTTAGAGCCGCCAGGAATGCCTTTAAAATGGATAGTTGTGGATCATGTTGCATACCTTATATCTTGAATTTTACTGCTTGCTTCAGATTCGCTAAGAATGCGGCTCTATGCTGTTGCACGGCTGGATTCAGAAACGGATAAGCGGGCATTTTACGGGTACCAAATTCTATGTACTTCGCATAAGCAGCATTCACCGTTACTTCACCTTTAAATGACCCGTCACGCTGGTAACTAATAGAGGAACGTAGTAAACCTGTATCCACTCGCACTAATTGCTTAGCGGTTGATTCTACTTCGTAACCGTAGGTATCTACTGCTATTTGCACTCGTTTAGGTGTGGAAATCAAATACGCTTGTAACTTCGTTTTTAGATTATCAGCACCTTGTAATTTTACACTTATACCCATCCGAAAATAACTAATTCTGTTTTTCGCTCAGAGGGTACCACTGATACCACCGTAACACGTTTACCTTGCCATTCTAGTGGCGTATCACTCGTGATAGCTTCCATGTAGCGAATCGTGATACGGATAGGCTGCTTATCATTCAGTTGATTATTTAGAAACTGCTCCACCGCTTTCAATACCGTAACCTGTGCGGGTAAGGTGTAGAGAGCAATTGTATCAGTAGCCAACACCCCGCCTATACCATCATCAACAAAGGATGCTTCCTTTACTACTATCATATCCCTGAACTTACCGGCTATACTCACTTTAGTTATTTAATTTATACGGGGCTAAAAGTGCCTTATATTTAATAGCTACATCATGTTGCTTAATTACCGTACTAGCACCTCTGTTATCATAGAAATCACTACCCAGCATCATAATAACTGTTTTAATAGTAGCTGGTACATCCGTTGGTTCAACCGTAACACTATACGTTATGGTGTAGGTCGGCAACATGTTGTAATCAATCGGATAATCACGATTGTTATTAATGGTGACACCCTTTGCATACTCCACAAAATACGTATAGGCGTTGTACACGTCATCCAAATCCGTATAGTATCCAGTTACACCAGTAACTAACGAACGTTCAACAGTGGGCACCGTATTAGCCTTAAACGTAGCTTGCTTAACCTTACTGATATAATCACGTTCGGTTTCCGCTTCTACTTTCTCTCGTGCTGTTTGCAGAAACAAACCAATCAACGTATCATCAGCATTCGTGGTAATACGTGTGTACTCTTTAAATTCTATGATACTTACTGGTTCATTATCTGAATACATCGGGTTACTTCACTTCTTTTTTCTTCTTGCTGATAGCTGGTTTGGTTTCGCGTTTAGCAGGATCATTAGGCAAGGTTGGGGAAACCTCCACCGCCGTAGCAGATTCAGTTTCCCCTTTCTTACTTACCAATCCAGCAGCTACTAACTGTTCCAAGTAGATTTCATCTACTGCAATTTCATCCCCTTCTTTATACCGTTGTGAACGGAATGAGAAGGTTTGTTTCGCTGTATGTTTCATGGTATCTGATTAATTTAAATTAAGCAGCCATCAAAGCAGCAGTAGCCGTAGCAAACGAACCTTTCACCAAAGCAGCAGGACGAGTAATAGCCTGAAGCAAACGCTCTTCAATCAGCACGGTAACTTTGTTGGTGATGAAGTCGTCTTCGTTAGAACCCGACACTTCAACATGCAAATCTTCTACAGAGAAGGTTTCAACAGCCAAATCCAACGCACCTACCAGGAACTCACCTTCGTTTACTGCATCAATACCAGCGATGGTAACACCAGCAATGGTTGAAGCAGAGTTAGACAAGATGTTGGGTAGCAAGTAGCGACCATCAGCATCTTTGGTTAGGTTCATCTTCGCGATATCCGTAGGATTCATGAAGATTGCGTTAGCGCGGAACATGCTCTTACGAACCTGGGTAATAGCGGCATACAAGACATCAATTACTTGCGCATTCTCTACACGTAGGCTACCAGCGTTGAAAGCAGTAGCCGCCGTGAACAAGCCTAGAGCCTCTTCACCAACACCAGTACCGTAAAGCAACTGATCATCCTCTTCCTGAAGAACCAGCTCAATACCGCGACCCTGTAGGCTGTAGGTAAAAGCAGGTGCATCCTGTACGGTTTCAGTAGACAGCTTGTAGTACAAGGCAATCTTAGCAGCGTTAGCTACTACGGGAGTCATTTTGAAGCTCACTTTAGGCTTCTTAGCACCCTCGGCAACTACAGCAGCCGAACCTTCAACAGCCGTTTCACGGTCATACTTATAGGTAGGCTTGCTTAGCTTACCAATGCGCATAAAGTCGCGAACGTGGGTAAGCTGGTTGGGAGTGTTGATAGGTGAACCAGCCGCAATAAGGGATTGTGAATCACCTACTGAGTTAGCGCGAAGCATATCAATAGGAGCTTTCACTTCTACTTTAGCATCACCCTTACGGAAGGTCTTTAGCTCACTCTTCGCTTCTAGTACATCTACTAGATTCTTCTTAGCTTCTACAGTTGAACCAGAAGCAATACGCTGCATTTCAACCGAAAGCTGATCTACGGCATCTTGTACCGGCTTAATTTGGTTTGCTACATCATTCTTTAGTTCAATAGCAATATCTTTTGGAGACTTAACTTCATTTTCCAATTTGTTAATAATTATTTTTATTATAACCTATATATGCCGAATAGAAATCAGCAATTTCATCCCTATCTGATTTGACTTCAACCGGCTGTTCGCTTTGCAAAGTGGATACTTCCGGCTCTGTAATTACGGTTAGTGATTGTTCCAGCATTTCAGCAATGGATGATTTAATCTGAGCAACCTGAATTACTAGCAACTCACACATTTCATCGGATAGATTACCCTGTCGTAGATGCTTTTCCAGTAGACTCATTTTCTTTTCCAACTCATTGCTTTGTTCAGCAACGGTTAGTGATTTCAACCCTATGTTCTGTGCCTGATCATTTGATCCCCATGTCACAGAAGAATATTCAAATAGCTGTACTTCGTGGATATTACGGATACCTTTGGCTTCGTCCTTACTAGCTTTAATGGTATAGAATCCAATACTGTTCTCATTCATTACACCATCTTCTACCAGGATCATCAGGTCTTTACCTAATTGCGTTTTGCTGATCTTAGAGTTCACCAGCAATCCGTTCTGATCTTCAATAATGGATTCAGGTTTACCTACCGGCTTATTCGTATCGTGTTGCCATAGGTGTTTCAACCGGCTCTGTGATTCGGTAATAGTTTTCTTAAACGCGCCGGGATGGATGATATCACTGTGGCTATCCACATTACCGAAACGGGCTGCATAGAGAATGATACGGTTACCAGTAGTATCAACATCTTCTACCTGATTTAGACCAACGTTTTTAGTTTCATACAACTTCATTAACACTCTTAGTATTTGTTACACTATATATCTACTTCTAATGCGCAAAAAAAATAGCCTCTACTCGTTAAAGCAGAGGCTACCAAAAAAATAAGATAACTACCAGACGGACACCACCCCAACTAGTACACTATATATCCGGCTTTATTCTTACATTTTCCGAAGGCGTTGATGATGGTGGTGGTTGATGGTGATAGCGTAATTACTGCTTAACTTCTGCTTTGGACATCAACTTTGACTACTTTTATTAGGAAAACTATGCAAAGTTGATGTCCAAGCTGGTTGGAAGCTCAAACTTAACCGCTATGTTTACGTTATCATTTAATCAATTTAACTCATTAACCGATTACCAGGATGGATCAGAACCAAACCAGCGTAGGCGCTAACATTGCTCAGCTTTACGATTCAATAGCGAAACTGAAGCAGCAAAAGCTAGACATTGATACAGAGATTACATCCGCTCAGAATAAGCTAGTAGATTACCTGAAGCAGATCGGGGTATACAACATGCTTCAGCCCGACACCGACAAAGCAGAAGGTTTCCAGCTCACTTCACCAGAAGGTAAAACCAAACGCACCCGCCAAACCAAGACTGCTGATCAGAAAGCGGATGAAGCGAAGCAGGTAGAGTTGAATAAGCTGGTGTATAAAGGCAAGTATCCAAACGGGATCAACGCTACCACCGGCTTACCAGTGAAGTACAAAGGTCGGGATGCTCGCAACGAAGAGATCCTAGCTATGATGAAGGATGATGAACGTGAGTATGCATCATCCCAATCCGGCGAAGCACCAGCCGCACCAGCCGCTAAGAAATCGGCTGCTAAGAAGTAGGTCGGTGTAGGAATAGAAATCAGAAAGAGAGCTGCTGTCTAGTGGCTCTCTTTTTTTGCGCCTACCTGAAGCGGATAAAAGCGCTGTAGCAGCAGCAGTAGCGCCGGGAAGGCAATCACCAGCACCGTTCCCAATCGTGACATAGAAGGCAGCTATACAGCGTAGAGGCATAGAAACACCTAAGAGTAGGCTAGTAGGCTGTATTGTACATTCTAGTTGGGGCAATGTTCCATATAACTCCCGTTTCTGTTCCATATAACCCCTGTTTTGGCTCATTATACGGAACACAACCATAGCATAACTTCTATTCTTTAGGCATAAGTATCTGACAACCAGAAACAAAGAAGGAGCAGCTAATAGCCGCTCCCTCTCCCACAACCAAAACACCTAAATATTATTTAGATGATTGTTCCATTGTCAATTATCGGGCCAAAATTTATTTAACCCAGTCATTATTCATTGAGAGTGGCCATGCATTCCAATTATGCACTATACCTATCCCCCATCTTTGTAAACTCATCAAATAACATCGTCTACTATAGTACTTGACAATAAAATATATTTATAATTGTGCTTAAATAACACTAACAGTTTAATTATTCCAATAAATCCATATAAACAATCACCACGGTTTATAATTGAATTATAATAAGAATCGCTTCCACTTCTAACCTTTCCATAGATGAAAACACTATTTACCAAGGTACCTGGAGCAACAACCTTTAGGCGAAGTATTGGTGGTCGTCTGCTCCTAGGCTCACTACTGAGCGCCATGCTGGGCAGTGCATCGGATGTTCAGGCTCAGTTTCCGCGTGTTGAATCGTTCAAGAACAATTCGGCCACTGGATTTACGGTGGGGGGCAGCGCCACACTTACCGGTGGTGTGGGCGACCCGAATGGCCAAGGATATTTACAGCTCACTTCTATAGCGCTCAACCAGGCTGGCTTTGCAGTCGACCAGACGGCTTTTGCGGCACCGCAGGGCTTTGGCATATCGTTCGAGTTCTTTGCTTATGGCGGTACTGGCGCCGATGGTTTTTCGTGCTTTCTGTTTGATGGCAGCACAGTTACGTTTACGCCAGGCGCTTCGGGCGGCTCCTTGGGGTACGCCCAAAAAACCGCTGATCCTATCAGCAATGGCGTGCCAAATGGCTACATCGGCATTGGGATTGATGAGTTTGGCAACTATGCCAACGCTACGGAAGGACGTATAGGGGGGCCTGGCTTCACGCCAGACGCGGTATCCATCAGGGGAGCCGGCAATGGACGTAGCGCCACCGATTACCCATATCTGGATGGCAGCGGCACGTTGCCATTTAGCCTAGATGTACTCACGACAAGGGCCCAGGTTGGCAGCGCGGACTACCGCCGTGCTTATATTGACCTGGTGCCCACCAATGGCACTTATCAGGTTACGGTTCGTATTCAGCATGGCAATGAGGTAACTACGGCCATTCGCAGTGTTCCGGTCCCGACGCCACCGCCGACCCTCCGCATTGGTTTCTCCGGCTCAACCGGCGGGAGTACCAACGTGCACGAAATTCGTAACCTGGCCATCGTTCGGGCGCCGTTTGCCAACGACGATCTGGCCGGCACTTCCTTCAACCAGGCCGTTACGCTGAATATCCTGGCCAATGATGTGGCGCCGGGCAGCAATTTCGACCCGGCTACGGTGGATCTGGACATCAACGCCAGTGGCATCCAGCAAACGCTGCTGGTGCCGGGCCGGGGTACCTTCTCGGTCACGGCACAGGGGGAAGTGGTTTTCACGCCTTCGGGCACGTTTTCGGGCGTAGTCACGACTCCGTACACGGTTAGCAGTGTGCTCGGCGACCAGTCCAGCCCGGCAAATATTACCATCATTGTGCAGGGAGCCGATGTGGCCACTACTGTGAGCGGCCCGAGCACCGCCAATCCAGGGGCACGTATCACGTATACCCTCAACACCACCAACCTGGGCACCGAGCCGGCTACCAACGTAGTACCCACCATCCAACTGGCACCTGCCCTACCCGCCGGCAGCATAACGCTACCGGCCGGCGCTACCTACACAGCGGGCACGGGGGTGGTTACATTTGCGACGATTCCCAACATTGAGGCCGGTGCCAGTCCGTTCACCAACTCCGTAACCTTCACAGTGCCCACAACCGGCACGACAGTCATCACCGGTACTGGCAATGCAACGGCGGCCACACCTGACCCCGTATCTGCAAACAATACGTCGAGTATTACCACGCAGGTAACGGGTTTGGCCAATATTGATCAAGTCTGCTCCGAACCAGGCAAAGACGGACCGGGCACGCTTACCGGCTCCTCCGTGCCCAACACTTACTACCAGATTGCCAACGGAACGGTCGTTGACGCAAGCAATACCAGCATTCCACTACAGTCGGCCCCTATTGGCAGCACGCCTATCAGCGCCGGCGACATTGTGCTCATCATGCAGATGCAGGGGGCGGACATCAATACCACCAACACTATTGCTTATGGGACCAACACCGGCAACTACATCGCCGGCCAGTATGAGTATGGCATTGCGCTGAATAGCGTACCGACGACGGGTGGCACGCTCACGCTGGTGAAAGGCGTAACGAACAGCTACGTAAACCAGGACTACAACGGCACGCTTACGGGCCAGCGCCGTTTTCAGGTGATTCGGGTACCGCAGTACTCCAGCCTGAGTGTAAGCGGCACCGTAACGGGGGCGGCCTGGAATGGGCGTGTGGGCGGTGTGTTAGCTCTCGATGTAACCGGCAAAACCACTTTTGCTACCGGCGCTTCTCTGAACATGGATGCCAAAGGCTTCCGAGGCGGTGGTGGGCGTAACCTGGCTGGTAGTACAGCATACAACAGCTCTGTTTTTCTAGCACCTGCTGCTAATGCTGCTCACGCCTCCAAAGGCGAAGGATACGCTGGCACGCCGCAATACACCTACGACGGCACCGCACTGACTAACAACGCGGTAGAAGGTTACCTTGGAGGCAGCCAGGGCCAGGGAGCTCCTGGCAATGGCGGCGGCGGAGCTACCGACTTCACGCCTGGCAGCAACTCCGGCAATGCCGGCGGCGGCGGCGGCGGCAACGGCGGCAGCGGGGGTACCGGCGGGTTTGGCTTCGGCTCAGACGCTACCGGCGAAATAGCGGATGGCGGCCGGGCCTCAGCCAGCACTTCGGCCAGCCGCTTACTGCTGGGCGGTGGCGGCGGAGCCGGCTCTTCCAACGATGCTACTGCCCTGCGCGCCAGCGGCGGCACTGGCGGCGGCATCATTGTATTGCGCACAGGCGCTATTGCGGGCACCGCTACGTTGAGCGCGAATGGCGGCAACGCCCCGGCTACCCCCAGCGACGACCAGGGTGGCGGCGGCGGCGGCGCAGGGGGCTCTATCGTGGTACTTGCCATTCCGCCCAGCGGTGTGGCAGATGGCCTGAGTGGACTCACTATCAATGCTATTGGAGGCACTGGTGGCAGCGCTAATACTGACGAAAACAACAACAACCAGCGCACTGGCCCTGGCGGCGGCGGCGGCGGCGGGCTTATCTACAGCAATGGTGCGTTTGCCAACTCCGGCGCCACCGGCAATACCTCGCCGGTCCGGTCCGGCGCAAACGGCATTACCGATGGCAACAACTCGGTTGCTTTTGGCGCTGCCGCTGGCACAGCCGGCATTATTACGCCCAATGTTGCTCCCACCACTACACCCATTGTAGCTGGGGCTGGGGCCTGTGAGCCGGTGCTGAATGCGGCCTTAAGCACAAGCACTCCTAACATCACGCGTACTGGCGGTGCGGGCAGCGCGGTGAATCCTGCTACCTACATTCTGGCCGTATCGAACACCGGCGGCGCAGTTTCCAACGTTACGGCCACAGCCTCACTAGCCGCCAACGTGGTGGGCTACGACGCCTCGTTTACGCCAATTGTGACGCTGACGCTGGCCAACGGTACTACCTCCGTCCTCGGCAGTGGCAGTTATACCCTCCCTACAGCCGATGGCACCAGCACGCCGGCTTTCGGCGGCCTCAGAATTCCGGCTGGCGCCACCATTACCGTCACTTTCCGCGCTAAGTTGGTGGCCACAGCCCAGGACAATTTTGCGTACCAGGCCAGCGTGCTGCTACAGTACCTCGACCCAACGCGCCTGACTACCACCAAAACCGTGCAGCCTGGCCTGACCTACGACAGCTACACCGGGGCCGGGGCTGGCGTAGCTGCCGCGCCAGGCAGTGGCTACTCTGGCGGCTCCAGCACAGCCGAGGATGTAACCATCGCGCGGCCGCTGCCAGTAGAGTTGAAAGCTTTTGAAGCCAACGCCGTGCAGCTGGATGCTGTGCTGACTTGGACTACAGCCAGTGAAGTGAACAACGACCGGTTTGAAGTGGAGCGCTCCTTCGATGCGCGCAGCTTCGAGCGGGTGGGCACCGTACGCGGCCAGGGCACTACCAGCCGCAGCACCGACTACGATTTCACGGATGCCGGGGCCGGCCGCCGCGGCAACCAGATAGCCTACTACCGCCTGCGCCAGGTTGACGTTGACGGCAAAGAGTCTATCAGCCCGGTGCGGGTGGTGCGGTTCTCCGGTCCTGGCAAAGCCGCCATCAGCCTCTACCCCAACCCGGCCCCAGGCCGCACAACACTCGACCTGACCGGGCTACCCGCCGGCACTTACCAGGTACAGATACTGGATCTGGCAGGCCGAGCAGTTGGGCGTTTCACGCTGGAAGGTGCCAGCAAGCATCCCCTGAATCTGCTCACCCTGCCCCAGGGTTCCTACGTGGTGCGGGTTGTAGGCCAGGGTGTGAGTGTGGCATTGCCGCTGACTCGCCACGACTAATATTTTCCTGATCTATTAATAAAGAAGGGCCCGGCAGATGCATCTGCCGGGCCCTTCTTTATTGCCTGTCAGTTGATCTACTCTTTCACAAACCGGCGTACCACCCGGCTTCCCTCCGACTCCACCGTGAGCAGATACACACCGGGCGCTACCCCGGGAAGTAGCAGCGTCTGGCGGTTGGCGCCTGCCCGCACGGCTATGGCCTGCGTGGCCACGGTGCGGCCCAGCAAATCCTGCACCTGCAGGGTACCAGCATTGGCCCGGCGCGCCTCGAAAGCTACCGTCAGGGCGTCGCGGACGGGGTTAGGGTAGGCGGCGAAGCTCTCGGCTACCAGCGCGGCGGGCTGCGTAGCCAGCACAATGGCCAGATCTTTGGCGCCACGGAACACCTGGCCGCGGATTTCGCCGCCGGGGTTGGCCGCCGTGTGGATGTTTACATAGATACTGTCGCGGCGGAACTGCAGGGCGCGACGCGCCGTGAAGGGCCGGGTGGCGTTGGGGCCGGCATTGCCAGTGGGCTGCCAGAAACCCTCAGCCGAAATGGCGGCTCCGCCGCTGGGCCCGAAGAATGGCGCCAGATCAAATACCACCGGGCCCGCCTGCGTGCGCAGCGCCGAATGGAAGTGCCCTACCGTGACGGGGCCGCTCAGGCTGCCCCAGGCCATGCTGAAGTGCACGTTGCTCTGGTCGCGGTCCATGCTCACGAAGCCCGAGCCGTAGCCGCCGGTGGCCACCGGGTTAGGCCGCTCCTGCGCCCCGTTGAGCGAGAATGTGTAGCCCTCCCGCGCCAGCCGGAATACCTGCCCCCGGATTTCGCCGCTCGGATTGGCAGCCGTGTTGAATACCAGGTTAGCGCCTCCCGTCAGAAACAGGTTGACCGCCGCCGTATTCAGGCCGGTCAGCGTTACCGCAAAGGCATTGGGCGTACCAGCCGGAATCGTTACGGTAGTCAGCGGAGCAGCCGGGTTGGCCTGGTCGGCATCGGCCTGAAACACCGCCAGGCTGGTGGGCGCCCCACTCAGGCCGGTATGAGCCACAAAGATGCGCAGGGTATCAAACGTGGAGTTGAGGCGCAGAAACGATACGGCCCGGGCCGTGGTAGTCACGGCAGGCACCATCTGGGCGCCGTCGAAGCGGGCATCGTGGCTGAGGTAGCGCGCCTCCCGGATCAGCTGGCCCCGGATTTCGCCGCCGGGATTGGCCGCCGTGTGTACGTTGATGTAGATCTGCCCGGCCAGCATGGCCGTCACGATGGCCGCAGTGGGCGCCACTTCCCCTTCGATTACGTTGCCGTTCACAAATGACTGCAGGTCCAGCACCACCGGCCCGGCCACGCCCGTGGCACCCTGGTGGAAGTGGCAGGCGGTAATCGGGCCACTCAACCCGCCTACCACCACCCGAAACTTCAGCTTGTCCTGGCTCTGCGCCAGATTGAACGTGCCGATACCTACGCCATTGGTCGTGACGGGCGGTACTTCCTGCGCCCCCGACAGCGACGCCACAAACTCTTCGTCTTTCTCAATTTCAACCTGCCCACGGATTTCGCCGCCGGGGTTGGCTGCAGTATGCACATTGAGGTAGTAGCCGCCCCGCAGGTAGCGGTCCAGCTTACCCCGGTCGATGTCGGCCCCCGTCAGGAAGCCCTGGATGCGGTTGCCGCGGATGAACCGGAACAGGTCGGTGACTACTGGCCCGGATACACCGCGGAAACCGTTGTGGGTATGGGCGGCCGTGATGGGGCCGCTCAGCCCACTAAAGGAGCCGGAAATAAACAGCGTGTCGCGGGTAGGATTGAGCGTGAAGCTAACGGCCCCGCGGGCGTTGGTAGTCACGGCGGGCACTTCCTGCGCCCCGGTCAACGAAGCGCCCAGCAGCAGATGGGCCCGCAGGTGGTCGGCAAAGGCAGAGCTGCTGCCGAGCAAGGCACATAGCAGCAACAAACGCGTAAGAAGTTGTTTCATGGGAACAGGGAGTAAAAATGAACAGAATGCCAGATGGTTAACCTACCAACTCGTAACTAACTACCGTTTCGTTGCCTGCAGGTTATGTATAAAATTGCGTCCTTGCGGGCTTGCCCGCCGCTGGCCCGGCCAGCGGCGACAGCCAACAGCTTTTTTGTTCTCTACTCTACATTTTTATGGAAGCTCCCAACTCCGAATTCATGCGCGAAGCCATTCGCCTGTCCGTTGAAAAGATGCAGGCCGGCCACGGCGGGCCGTTTGGCTGCGTCATCGTGAAAGACGGCCAGATCATTGCCCGCGGCTTCAACCAGGTCACCAGCACCCACGACCCCACCTGCCACGCCGAGGTGGATGCCATCCGCAAGGCCTGCGCTACGCTGGGCACCTTCCAGCTCGACGGCTGCGACCTGTACACCAGCTGTGAGCCCTGCCCCATGTGCCTGGGCGCCATCTATTGGGCCCGTCCGCGCCGGGTGTTCTACGGCAACACCAAGGCCGATGCCGCCGCCATCGGCTTCGACGACCAGTTCATCTACGACGAAATCGAGAAGCCCCTCTCCGACCGGCAGATTCCGATGACCGAGCTGCTCCGCGACGAGGCCGCCGCCGGCTTCCGGGCCTGGGAGCAACACGAAAGCCGCACCGACTACTAGGCGCTGTTATTATACATTTCCGCCAACGCATATCACCCGGCCTGCTGAACATTCGCAGGCCGGATATTTTTTTTCATATTCCACCAGCTATGAAACCCATTTCACAGTCTAGAAATGACACACCTTATCCAGAAAATATAAAACACGCTTTACTCCCGTCCGGCATTTTTGGCCTTTAACTTTGCACTTTAAATATAATTAAACCCATATAAGCATTTGAAACAATTAGTTTTTCTGCTCGCGGCTGTATGTTGGTCTTTGGGCCTGACCTGCCACGCGCAAACCGGGGCCTGGCTGCCGGCAGGCGCCAACACCTCGTATCCGCGCACCCTGCTACAGGCCGCTGATATTCCGGCCGTACAGGCCACCTTAGCTGGCAGCTCCAGCGCCCGCACGCTCTACGCCGGCCTATATGCGGGCACCGGCACCACCCCACCCACCGACAACGCCTCGTCCGGCGGCCGCCGGGCACGGGCCACGTTCGCCAAAAACACCGCCTTCGTGCTGTTGCTGAACCGCCGGCCTGACGGCGCGGCGCTGGCGCCCCTCACCGAAGCCGAGCAAACGGCGCTGCTGAGTGGGGCGCAGTCGGCCCTGGAAACGCTGAACCCGGCGGTGGAGGGGGTTATAAACTACACGGAGTGGCAGTGGCGCTCCAAGGAGCTGATTGACTACCTGGTTGCCTACGACCTGCTGCGGGGCGCGGGCGTACCGGAAGCCTCGCTGGCCCCGGCCAAAGCCCGCCTGCAGACGTTTGCCGGCAACCTGTACCAGCAAAGCAACCAGCCGTTTTTCGGGGTGAGCTTCTACGCCTTCGTCAAAAACAACCATACCCTAATGACGGCCGCCGCGCTGGGCATGGCGGCCGTGGTGCTCAACGATGCCACCAGCCTCAGCCCCCAGCAGCAGCCCCAGAACTGGATCAACGCGGGCATGTACCACCTCGACAACGTGCTGTGGCAGGACGCGCAGCGGCAGTCGGACCCGGCGGCGGTGGCGGGCTACGCCGAGGGGCCGTATTATTTTAAGTACGCTTTCCTCAACTGCCTGCCTTTCTTCCGGGCCATGGGCCACTTTCTGCCGGCCGGCCCGCTGCCCTACACCGTGGGCACCCGCACCCGCGACATCCCCAACCCCTACTACGACCCGCGCTACGCCCGCCTCTACGACTGGATTACGGCCATTCTGCTGCCCGACGGCCGGCTGCCGGCTCTGGAAGACTCCTACGTGGACATGGGCATGCCCGAGCTGGCCCTCACCGGCCAGCGCCGCTACGTGCGCCCCCTGGCGCTTGGCAACCTGGCGCCCCAGCAGCTCAACACCCTCAGCAGTCAGCTGCGCGACATCACCGTGGACATGCGCG
Proteins encoded in this region:
- a CDS encoding HK97 family phage prohead protease → MKLYETKNVGLNQVEDVDTTGNRIILYAARFGNVDSHSDIIHPGAFKKTITESQSRLKHLWQHDTNKPVGKPESIIEDQNGLLVNSKISKTQLGKDLMILVEDGVMNENSIGFYTIKASKDEAKGIRNIHEVQLFEYSSVTWGSNDQAQNIGLKSLTVAEQSNELEKKMSLLEKHLRQGNLSDEMCELLVIQVAQIKSSIAEMLEQSLTVITEPEVSTLQSEQPVEVKSDRDEIADFYSAYIGYNKNNY
- a CDS encoding head-tail adaptor protein; amino-acid sequence: MIVVKEASFVDDGIGGVLATDTIALYTLPAQVTVLKAVEQFLNNQLNDKQPIRITIRYMEAITSDTPLEWQGKRVTVVSVVPSERKTELVIFGWV
- a CDS encoding T9SS type A sorting domain-containing protein, which encodes MHEIRNLAIVRAPFANDDLAGTSFNQAVTLNILANDVAPGSNFDPATVDLDINASGIQQTLLVPGRGTFSVTAQGEVVFTPSGTFSGVVTTPYTVSSVLGDQSSPANITIIVQGADVATTVSGPSTANPGARITYTLNTTNLGTEPATNVVPTIQLAPALPAGSITLPAGATYTAGTGVVTFATIPNIEAGASPFTNSVTFTVPTTGTTVITGTGNATAATPDPVSANNTSSITTQVTGLANIDQVCSEPGKDGPGTLTGSSVPNTYYQIANGTVVDASNTSIPLQSAPIGSTPISAGDIVLIMQMQGADINTTNTIAYGTNTGNYIAGQYEYGIALNSVPTTGGTLTLVKGVTNSYVNQDYNGTLTGQRRFQVIRVPQYSSLSVSGTVTGAAWNGRVGGVLALDVTGKTTFATGASLNMDAKGFRGGGGRNLAGSTAYNSSVFLAPAANAAHASKGEGYAGTPQYTYDGTALTNNAVEGYLGGSQGQGAPGNGGGGATDFTPGSNSGNAGGGGGGNGGSGGTGGFGFGSDATGEIADGGRASASTSASRLLLGGGGGAGSSNDATALRASGGTGGGIIVLRTGAIAGTATLSANGGNAPATPSDDQGGGGGGAGGSIVVLAIPPSGVADGLSGLTINAIGGTGGSANTDENNNNQRTGPGGGGGGGLIYSNGAFANSGATGNTSPVRSGANGITDGNNSVAFGAAAGTAGIITPNVAPTTTPIVAGAGACEPVLNAALSTSTPNITRTGGAGSAVNPATYILAVSNTGGAVSNVTATASLAANVVGYDASFTPIVTLTLANGTTSVLGSGSYTLPTADGTSTPAFGGLRIPAGATITVTFRAKLVATAQDNFAYQASVLLQYLDPTRLTTTKTVQPGLTYDSYTGAGAGVAAAPGSGYSGGSSTAEDVTIARPLPVELKAFEANAVQLDAVLTWTTASEVNNDRFEVERSFDARSFERVGTVRGQGTTSRSTDYDFTDAGAGRRGNQIAYYRLRQVDVDGKESISPVRVVRFSGPGKAAISLYPNPAPGRTTLDLTGLPAGTYQVQILDLAGRAVGRFTLEGASKHPLNLLTLPQGSYVVRVVGQGVSVALPLTRHD
- a CDS encoding phage major capsid protein: MENEVKSPKDIAIELKNDVANQIKPVQDAVDQLSVEMQRIASGSTVEAKKNLVDVLEAKSELKTFRKGDAKVEVKAPIDMLRANSVGDSQSLIAAGSPINTPNQLTHVRDFMRIGKLSKPTYKYDRETAVEGSAAVVAEGAKKPKVSFKMTPVVANAAKIALYYKLSTETVQDAPAFTYSLQGRGIELVLQEEDDQLLYGTGVGEEALGLFTAATAFNAGSLRVENAQVIDVLYAAITQVRKSMFRANAIFMNPTDIAKMNLTKDADGRYLLPNILSNSASTIAGVTIAGIDAVNEGEFLVGALDLAVETFSVEDLHVEVSGSNEDDFITNKVTVLIEERLLQAITRPAALVKGSFATATAALMAA
- a CDS encoding HK97-gp10 family putative phage morphogenesis protein: MGISVKLQGADNLKTKLQAYLISTPKRVQIAVDTYGYEVESTAKQLVRVDTGLLRSSISYQRDGSFKGEVTVNAAYAKYIEFGTRKMPAYPFLNPAVQQHRAAFLANLKQAVKFKI
- a CDS encoding CHRD domain-containing protein; this encodes MKQLLTRLLLLCALLGSSSAFADHLRAHLLLGASLTGAQEVPAVTTNARGAVSFTLNPTRDTLFISGSFSGLSGPITAAHTHNGFRGVSGPVVTDLFRFIRGNRIQGFLTGADIDRGKLDRYLRGGYYLNVHTAANPGGEIRGQVEIEKDEEFVASLSGAQEVPPVTTNGVGIGTFNLAQSQDKLKFRVVVGGLSGPITACHFHQGATGVAGPVVLDLQSFVNGNVIEGEVAPTAAIVTAMLAGQIYINVHTAANPGGEIRGQLIREARYLSHDARFDGAQMVPAVTTTARAVSFLRLNSTFDTLRIFVAHTGLSGAPTSLAVFQADADQANPAAPLTTVTIPAGTPNAFAVTLTGLNTAAVNLFLTGGANLVFNTAANPSGEIRGQVFRLAREGYTFSLNGAQERPNPVATGGYGSGFVSMDRDQSNVHFSMAWGSLSGPVTVGHFHSALRTQAGPVVFDLAPFFGPSGGAAISAEGFWQPTGNAGPNATRPFTARRALQFRRDSIYVNIHTAANPGGEIRGQVFRGAKDLAIVLATQPAALVAESFAAYPNPVRDALTVAFEARRANAGTLQVQDLLGRTVATQAIAVRAGANRQTLLLPGVAPGVYLLTVESEGSRVVRRFVKE